In the Corallococcus silvisoli genome, CCGCCGTTGTCGTGGTTCGCCTGCGTGGCCCTGCTGGGTGCGTCCCAGTCATGGGCCCAGGCCCCCCAGCCGTCCCCGGAGGCCGCGGCCTCCACCCCCGTCGCGAAGCTGGGCGCCAGCATCCAGGCCCGCACGCTGAAGAACGGGCTCACCGTCGTCGTCTGGCCGGACCACGACATCCCCAACGTGGCCCTGGCCAACTGGTTCCGCGTGGGCAGCCGCAACGAGCGGCCCGGCATCACCGGCCTGTCCCACTTCTTCGAACACATGATGTTCAACGGCGCGAAGAAGTACGGCCCCGGTGAGTTCGACCGCGTGATGGAGGCCCACGGCGGCGCCAACAACGCCTTCACCTCCGAGGACGTCACCGTCTACCTGGACTGGTTCCCCGCCTCCGCGCTGCCCCTCATCCTGGACCTGGAGCAGGACCGGCTCCAGTCGCTCGCGTTCGACCCCAAGGTCATCGAGTCCGAGCGCGGCGTCGTCTACTCCGAGCGCCGCTCCTCCGTGGACAATGACAACACCGGCGCGCTGATGGAGCAGGTGCAGGCCACCGCCTTCGTCGCGCACCCGTACCAGATTCCCGTCATCGGCTGGCCGTCCGACATCGAGTCCTGGCGCATGGAGGACCTCCAGCGCTACTTCAAGACCTACTACGCGCCCAACAACGCCACGCTGGTCATCGCCGGAGACGTGGAGCCCGCCCGCCTCTTCGAGCAGGTGGAGGCCACGCTGGGCACCATCC is a window encoding:
- a CDS encoding M16 family metallopeptidase, translating into MFRPPLSWFACVALLGASQSWAQAPQPSPEAAASTPVAKLGASIQARTLKNGLTVVVWPDHDIPNVALANWFRVGSRNERPGITGLSHFFEHMMFNGAKKYGPGEFDRVMEAHGGANNAFTSEDVTVYLDWFPASALPLILDLEQDRLQSLAFDPKVIESERGVVYSERRSSVDNDNTGALMEQVQATAFVAHPYQIPVIGWPSDIESWRMEDLQRYFKTYYAPNNATLVIAGDVEPARLFEQVEATLGTIPAQPPPEPVRTKEPEQQGERRVIVKKLAQSPLLQVVYHGLSGNDPDAEALELLGLILTQGDSSRLHRKLVDEARVAIRVRSSTSGGFDPSLAWFLVDLPPGGDLAKTEALLTAELARVAKEGVTDAELRKARNVALAAFWRKLETNDGRARELGSAATFRGDWKALLDAPSRYEKVTLEGVHKLAARIFNSDHRTVGWLVPTTASSTPASKEGSR